A region from the Vicia villosa cultivar HV-30 ecotype Madison, WI linkage group LG3, Vvil1.0, whole genome shotgun sequence genome encodes:
- the LOC131658153 gene encoding eukaryotic translation initiation factor 3 subunit C-like, giving the protein MTYEFDEEPVRLSFSDSGWEEVNSEYSEGVFLYESESKDDFEDSEDDSESEDDSKAEDKSGSEGDSEYEGESQDESESKEDYASEDKTESEGSKDESELESSEEGGTSEGRSFEGSPASDGGHDSEGGTSERKVFEGGTSEESEEDSEQVCIEEALKKKVWLNVMKEELEAIERNKTWELPEFPKEKKAISVRWVFKEKYAFLNGVARCSNQKQLSDVLTKDVKTKYFIHLRDGIGVVFV; this is encoded by the exons ATGACTTATGAATTTGATGAGGAACCTGTGAGGTTGTCGTTTTCTGATTCTGGATGGGAAGAAGTtaactctgaatattctgaaggagTGTTTTTATATGAGTcagaatcaaaagatgactttgaAGATTCTGAAGATGATTCTGAGTCAGAAGATGACTCTAAAGCTGAAGACAAGTCAGGATCCGAAGGTGATTCTGAGTATGAAGGAGAATCACAAGATGAGTCAGAATCTAAAGAAGATTATGCTTCTGAAGATAAAACGGAGTCTGAAGGTTCTAAAGATGAGTCAGAACTTGAAAGTTCTGAAG AAGGTGGAACTTCTGAAGGCAGATCTTTTGAAGGTAGTCCAGCCTCTGATGGTGGTCATGATTCTGAAGGTGGAACTTCTGAAAGAAAAGTTTTTGAAGGCGGTACTTCTGAAG aatcagaagaagattctgaacaaGTGTGTATTGAAGAAGCTCTCAAGAAGAAAGTATGGTTGAAtgtcatgaaagaagaacttgaggctatagaaagaaacaagacttgggagTTACCTGAGTTTCCAAaggagaagaaagccatcagcgtcagatgggttttcaaggagaAATATGCTTTTCTAAATGGAGTTGCACGTTGTAGCAACCAGAAGCAACTTTCAGATGTTTTGACGAAGGATGTCAAGACTAAATACTTTATCCATTTGAGAGATGGAATTGGTGTTGTATTTGTTTag
- the LOC131661596 gene encoding ubiquitin carboxyl-terminal hydrolase 2-like: MGKKTKKKSRSVVKSGVAVPLLPKSVTESENPTIESVDEGVSVTKERNSCPHLVKGVKLDVLSGKIGSSRSIRCEDCREGAADRRGGKGKGKHVKKKGGVSLDSKPDSKSIWVCLECGHYTCGGMGLPTAHHCHAVGHSRKTRHPLMVNTEKPQLCWCFPCNMLIHVDKIEKTDETSHILPDVVKLLKGRSSEKSLVVIEDVSIGSGSVTAEIKSGSLSISDSHGQGGYVVRGMVNLGNTCFFNSIMQNLLAMNKLRDDFLKIDAPVGPLVSSLKKLFTETNPESGFRNIINPRSFFGCVCSKSPQFRGYQQHDSHELLRCLLDGLSTEELAGRKQNGTLKRDGTSSNTLVDALFGGQISSTVCCNECRHSSTVYEPFLDLSLSVPTKKPPSRKAPQVPRTKKTKLPPKRLGKSRVKVSKDTDPLPVQDVPSQSSSHESSCPDQSVISVSGEMVVSSADSTVLGSEEVSSAGNKEDLSPLNLVTVGESQQIQVLDSVANKTTGSSDDFAWLDYVEAETVIDEYASISEKEDAPEVQDSENKDELLAVFPEQASCETSGPVCFPQEYQNLRPDFSSSNVWEDEAPIQVQNSEVLLLPYKEESSSVGDIMGREGGEDSSSVLGGGPEESEFDVFGGLFNEPEVVAGPAPRPSSSGDVEAVTIIRNISESDPDEVDDTDSPVSVESCLAHFIKPELLSDENAWHCENCSKILQRQKKKAKKQARILSDGNVSGSHDESCHASNSCSCSLKVNSRGNGDIKSDKNIESSVSHVQHGPELHNGELQSSSFQQASKEESCNDSAADSCTSGNVQRDAPMSDNDDNDSEECSDKETELESMRVNRDATKRVLIYKAPPVLTIHLKRFSQDARGRLSKLNGHVDFRETLDLRPYMDPRCINEEKYEYQLVGIVEHSGTMRGGHYVAYVRGGQKNREKVDNKENEHVNSTWYHASDAYVREVSLDEVLRCEAYILFYERN; the protein is encoded by the exons ATGGGGaagaaaacaaaaaagaagagTCGAAGTGTTGTTAAGTCGGGAGTTGCTGTACCTTTGTTGCCGAAAAGTGTTACGGAATCGGAAAATCCAACTATTGAGTCTGTTGATGAGGGGGTTTCAGTTACAAAAGAGAGAAACTCTTGTCCTCATCTTGTTAAAGGTGTGAAATTAGATGTATTGTCGGGTAAGATTGGGTCTTCTAGATCCATAAGGTGTGAAGATTGTAGGGAAGGGGCGGCTGATAGGAGGGGTGGTAAAGGAAAAGGTAAACATGTGAAGAAGAAAGGTGGTGTATCATTGGACTCCAAACCAGATTCGAAGTCTATATGGGTTTGTTTGGAGTGCGGCCACTATACCTGTGGAGGTATGGGGTTACCAACAGCCCATCATTGTCATGCTGTTGGGCATTCAAGGAAAACCCGACATCCATTAATGGTTAATACCGAAAAACCTCAACTTTGTTGGTGTTTTCCTTGCAACATGCTTATTCATGTTGATAAAATTGAGAAAACAGATGAAACAAGTCATATTTTACCTGATGTTGTGAAATTGTTAAAAGGACGATCATCGGAAAAATCGTTGGTGGTTATTGAAGATGTTTCCATTGGGAGTGGCAGTGTTACTGCAGAAATTAAGTCAGGATCTCTGTCCATAAGTGATTCCCATGGACAAGGTGGTTATGTAGTTCGAGGCATGGTTAATCTTGGGAACACTTGTTTCTTTAATTCAATCATGCAAAATTTGCTTGCTATGAATAAATTGCGGGATGATTTTCTAAAGATTGATGCCCCTGTTGGGCCACTGGTCAGTTCGTTGAAGAAGTTGTTCACCGAAACAAACCCAGAATCTGGATTCAGAAACATTATAAACCCAAGATCCTTTTTTGGTTGTGTATGTTCTAAGTCTCCCCAATTTCGAGGATATCAGCAACATGACAGTCACGAATTGCTCCGTTGTCTACTGGATGGGTTGAGTACCGAAGAACTAGCAGGAAGGAAACAGAATGGTACTCTCAAAAGAGATGGAACCTCTTCCAATACTTTAGTTGATGCCTTATTTGGGGGTCAGATCTCTAGTACTGTATGCTGTAATGAATGCAGGCATTCCTCAACAGTGTATGAGCCTTTTTTAGATCTCTCCCTTTCTGTTCCAACTAAGAAACCTCCGTCTCGGAAGGCTCCCCAAGTACCCCGAACGAAAAAGACAAAACTTCCACCAAAAAGATTAGGAAAGTCTCGAGTCAAAGTTAGCAAGGATACTGATCCTTTACCCGTTCAAGATGTACCTAGCCAATCATCCAGCCATGAATCATCTTGCCCTGATCAGTCTGTGATATCAGTATCTGGGGAAATGGTGGTTTCTTCTGCTGATTCTACAGTATTAGGCTCTGAAGAAGTAAGCAGCGCTGGCAATAAAGAGGACTTATCTCCACTTAATTTGGTAACTGTTGGAGAGTCTCAACAAATTCAAGTGCTTGACAGTGTTGCAAATAAAACGACTGGTTCATCAGATGATTTTGCATGGTTGGATTATGTAGAAGCTGAAACTGTAATAGATGAATATGCTTCTATATCTGAGAAGGAAGATGCACCGGAGGTACAGGACTCTGAGAACAAGGATGAGCTTTTGGCTGTATTTCCTGAACAAGCTAGTTGTGAAACCAGTGGTCCTGTTTGTTTCCCTCAGGAGTATCAAAACCTAAGACCTGATTTTTCTTCATCAAATGTGTGGGAAGACGAGGCTCCTATACAAGTTCAAAATTCAGAAGTGCTGTTACTTCCATACAAAGAAGAAAGTTCCTCAGTCGGGGACATCATGGGAAGAGAGGGTGGTGAGGACTCCTCATCTGTTTTGGGGGGTGGTCCAGAAGAATCAGAGTTTGATGTCTTTGGTGGCTTATTTAATGAACCTGAGGTTGTTGCTGGGCCTGCTCCCAGACCTTCTTCATCCGGTGATGTGGAAGCTGTGACCATCATTAGAAACATCAGTGAATCTGATCCAGATGAAGTAGATGATACAGATTCTCCAGTCTCTGTAGAGAGTTGCTTGGCACATTTTATAAAACCCGAGCTTCTTTCTGATGAAAATGCTTGGCATTGTGAGAACTGTTCAAAAATCCTCCAACGCCAAAAGAAGAAAGCGAAAAAGCAGGCAAGAATTCTATCTGATGGAAATGTGAGTGGTAGTCATGATGAATCATGTCATGCATCTAACTCATGTTCGTGTTCTCTAAAAGTCAATAGTAGAGGAAATGGAGATATTAAAAGTGACAAGAATATAGAAAGTTCAGTTTCACATGTTCAGCATGGCCCAGAGCTGCATAATGGTGAATTACAGTCTTCATCTTTTCAACAAGCTAGCAAGGAAGAAAGCTGCAATGATTCAGCCGCAGATTCTTGTACTTCTGGAAATGTCCAACGAGATGCTCCAATGTCAGATAATGATGATAATGACTCAGAAGAATGCAGCGACAAAGAGACCGAATTAGAAAGCATGAGAGTGAATAGGGATGCAACTAAGAGGGTCCTCATTTATAAAGCCCCACCTGTTTTGACCATTCATCTAAAGAGATTCAGCCAGGATGCTCGTGGCCGCTTAAGTAAATTAAATGGTCATGTTGACTTCAGAGAAACATTGGATCTAAGACCCTATATGGACCCCAG GTGTATAAATGAAGAAAAGTATGAATACCAGTTGGTTGGTATAGTGGAGCACTCGGGAACCATGAGAGGGGGTCATTATGTTGCTTACGTTAGAGGGGGCCAGAAGAACCGAGAGAAGGTCGATAATAAAGAAAACGAGCATGTGAATTCCACATGGTATCATGCGAGTGATGCATATGTGCGTGAAGTTTCCCTTGATGAAGTTCTTCGATGTGAGGCATACATTTtgttttatgaaagaaattga